A single window of Labrus mixtus chromosome 23, fLabMix1.1, whole genome shotgun sequence DNA harbors:
- the men1 gene encoding menin has product MGLHSSQKKHFPLRGIDGVVQLFDAELRKSEPDLALLSLVLGFVEHFLAVNRVVPINVPGVRFEPLEPDCPSSCFPTVELGMISALYERFTAQIRGAVDLSQYRRTAAGSSRELVKKVSDVIWNSLSRSYFKDRAHIQSLFSLITGTKLDSSGVAFAVVAACQVLGLKDVHLALSEDHAWVIFGKNGEETAEVTWHGKGNEDRRGQTVATGVSEKSWLYLKGSYMKCDRNMEVAFMVCAINPSLDLHTDSSELLQLQQKLLWLLYDRGNLDRYPMAMGTLADLEDQEPIPGKENPLKIHLQAVTSAQRHYNNEHIYPYMYLAGFHYRHRNVRDALRAWAKAAQVMQDYNYFREDEEIYKEFFDIANDVIPNLLKETAAAAESSGEGGEGGEVADKEPKQAAAFSALQDSDCFAHLLRFYDGICKWEEGSPTPVLHVGWATYLVQSLSRFDAQVRQKVSIITKELESQDEDDQSSDDPREGRRRPPRRESKLEEQSSPHSSAPPTSPSSQPPPAAAQPKKVGEGGGRRRSSQGPRGGDTEGKPKSPSPDSSPSSQHQQEAPPSPTSSPAGPVVVFQSEKMKGMKELLCAAKVNSSAIKLQLTAQSQVQMKRQKSTPSGDYSMSFMKRQRKSL; this is encoded by the exons ATGGGTCTGCACTCGTCCCAGAAGAAGCACTTCCCTCTGCGGGGGATCGACGGCGTTGTTCAGCTGTTTGACGCTGAGCTCCGTAAATCTGAGCCAGACCTGGCCCTCCTCTCACTGGTCCTTGGTTTTGTTGAGCACTTCCTGGCTGTGAACCGGGTCGTCCCCATAAATGTCCCGGGGGTGCGGTTTGAGCCACTGGAGCCGGACTGTCCCAGCTCGTGTTTCCCGACCGTGGAGCTGGGGATGATCTCTGCACTGTACGAGCGCTTCACGGCACAGATCCGCGGCGCCGTGGACCTGTCTCAGTACCGCCGGACTGCTGCCGGGTCCAGCAGGGAGCTGGTGAAGAAAGTCTCTGACGTGATCTGGAACAGTCTGAGCCGCTCGTACTTCAAAGACCGAGCCCACATCCAGTCCCTGTTCAGTCTCATCACTG GTACCAAACTGGACAGCTCAGGTGTGGCGTTTGCTGTGGTGGCGGCCTGTCAGGTTCTTGGTCTTAAAGACGTCCATCTAGCGCTCTCTGAGGATCATGCCTGGGTGATCTTTGGTAAAAATGGTGAAGAGACAGCCGAAGTCACCTGGCATGGGAAGGGGAACGAGGACAGACGAGGACAAACGGTGGCAACAGGAGTCAGTGAGAAG AGCTGGCTCTACCTGAAGGGCTCCTACATGAAGTGCGACAGGAACATGGAGGTGGCGTTCATGGTGTGTGCCATCAACCCGTCTCTGGACCTGCACACTGACAGCTCtgagctcctgcagctgcagcag AAACTTCTCTGGCTGCTGTACGACCGAGGAAACCTGGACAG GTATCCCATGGCGATGGGCACTCTGGCCGACCTTGAAGATCAGGAGCCAATCCCAGGAAAGGAGAACCCGCTGAAAATCCACCTCCAG GCCGTGACCTCTGCTCAGAGGCACTACAACAACGAGCACATCTACCCCTACATGTACCTCGCAGGTTTCCACTACAGACACAGGAACGTCAGGGACGCTCTGAGGGCCTGGGCCAAGGCTGCTCAGGTCATGCAGGA CTATAATTATTTCCGTGAGGACGAGGAGATCTACAAGGAGTTCTTTGACATCGCGAACGATGTGATCCCCAACCTGCTGAAggagacggctgctgctgcgGAGAGTtcgggggagggaggagaggggggggaggtagCCGACAAG GAGCCGAAGCAGGCGGCCGCTTTCTCCGCTCTGCAGGACTCTGACTGTTTCGCTCACCTGCTGCGTTTCTATGACGGCATCTGTAAGTGGGAGGAGGGAAGCCCCACGCCTGTCCTTCATGTGGGCTGGGCCACCTACCTGGTCCAGTCCCTGAGCCGCTTTGATGCTCAG GTGCGTCAAAAGGTGTCCATCATCACCAAAGAGCTCGAGTCTCAGGACGAAGATGACCAGTCCAGTGATGACCCCCGAGAAGGTCGCAGACGACCCCCGAGGAGGGAGTCCAAGCTGGAGGAGCAGAGTTCTCCTCATTCTTCTGCTCCTCCCACCTCCCCCTCGTCCCagcctcctccagcagcagctcagcccAAGAAggtgggagagggagggggccgTCGCCGCTCCTCTCAGGGCCCGCGTGGAGGCGACACTGAAGGAAAACCCAAATCCCCAAGCCCGgactcctctccctcctcccagCATCAGCAGGAGGCGCCCCCCTCACCTACCTCCTCCCCGGCCGGGCCCGTGGTGGTGTTCCAGAGCGAGAAGATGAAGGGGATGAAGGAGCTGCTGTGTGCCGCCAAGGTGAACTCCAGCGCCATCAAGCTGCAGCTCACGGCGCAGTCGCAGGTCCAgatgaagagacagaagagCACGCCGAGCGGAGATTACTCCATGTCCTTCATGAAGAGGCAACGCAAGTCTCTGTAG